In Halarcobacter bivalviorum, a genomic segment contains:
- a CDS encoding ATP-binding cassette domain-containing protein, with amino-acid sequence MENKYIIEIENLSHSYSKKIIYKDLNLKIKKGSIFGILGKNGVGKSTLINILMGYIKPKNGLCKIFNEPSHNLSVKAKKEIALLHEGFISYDFMSIKEYEKFFSSFYTNWDEKIFYELIDLMGFAYEQKLSTLSFGQKSQVVLGSLFAQNAKLLILDDYSMGLDAGYRRLFIDYLKEYIKEKEITVLITSHVMEDLVDLIDDFIIVQKGGEIYQNKINNFIKEFRCYEFNNEKIEKRLIHRVEEYKNNKKLYSFYDIKNLKELETTFEDKFLGFVGKY; translated from the coding sequence ATGGAAAACAAATATATAATAGAAATAGAGAATTTATCTCATAGTTATTCAAAGAAAATCATTTACAAAGACCTTAACCTAAAAATAAAAAAAGGTTCAATCTTTGGAATATTAGGGAAAAATGGTGTAGGAAAATCTACTTTAATCAATATCTTAATGGGTTATATCAAACCCAAAAATGGTTTATGCAAAATATTTAATGAACCCTCTCATAATCTTTCTGTAAAAGCAAAAAAAGAGATAGCTTTACTTCATGAAGGATTTATATCCTATGACTTTATGAGTATAAAAGAGTATGAAAAATTTTTTTCATCTTTTTATACAAACTGGGATGAAAAGATATTTTATGAACTAATTGATTTAATGGGTTTTGCTTATGAACAAAAACTAAGTACCTTATCTTTTGGGCAAAAATCTCAAGTAGTTTTAGGAAGTCTTTTTGCACAAAATGCAAAACTACTAATTTTAGATGATTATTCAATGGGCTTAGATGCAGGATATAGAAGGCTTTTTATTGATTATTTAAAAGAGTATATAAAAGAAAAAGAGATTACAGTTTTAATAACATCTCATGTAATGGAAGATTTAGTTGATTTAATTGATGATTTTATAATAGTTCAAAAAGGTGGAGAAATCTATCAAAACAAAATTAATAACTTTATAAAAGAGTTTAGATGTTATGAATTTAATAATGAAAAGATAGAAAAGAGATTGATTCATAGGGTTGAGGAGTATAAAAACAATAAAAAGCTTTATAGCTTTTATGATATTAAAAATTTAAAAGAACTTGAAACAACTTTTGAAGATAAATTTTTAGGTTTTGTGGGGAAATACTAA